The proteins below come from a single Mangifera indica cultivar Alphonso chromosome 16, CATAS_Mindica_2.1, whole genome shotgun sequence genomic window:
- the LOC123198863 gene encoding uncharacterized protein LOC123198863 isoform X2 — translation MGTFQSPVSHLHHLLSNPQKIQKTNSKIPSLLTTTTPRRLLLFSLPLCSSLVLSPNQPTCVSAIFDPLSQSEKDASAALNLRVSEALQLLEKGRELQALGDFNQALHYFTLVAKNYKEFAFSEYARVGRALALYEVGDREEAIAEMEDVSIALKGYPEVHAALAAALYMDKHAPLLAENQFTIATLLDPHYTDLSYVKYTKHWPPSL, via the exons ATGGGTACATTTCAATCACCCGTTTCCCATTTGCATCATCTTCTCTCAAACCCTCAGAAAATCCAGAAAACCAACTCAAAAATCCCCTCCCTTCTCACTACCACAACTCCAAGGCGCTTGCTCctcttctctctccctctctgtTCCAGCCTTGTTCTCTCTCCAAATCAACCCACTTGTGTTTCTGCCATTTTTGACCCACTTTCTCAGTCTGAGAAAGATGCTAGTGCCGCTCTCAACCTCAGAGTGTCAGAGGCTTTGCAGTTGTTGGAGAAAGGCAGAGAATTGCAGGCCCTTGGTGACTTTAATCAAGCTCTTCACTACTTCACTCTT GTGGCTAAGAATTACAAAGAGTTTGCATTCTCAGAGTATGCAAGAGTAGGAAGAGCACTGGCCTTGTATGAGGTTGGTGATAGAGAAGAAGCTATTGCAGAAATGGAGGATGTTTCCATTGCTTTAAAGGGATATCCAG AGGTGCATGCGGCTCTAGCAGCTGCCCTGTACATGGACAAGCATGCCCCATTACTTGCAGAGAACCAGTTCACTATTGCAACTCTGCTTGATCCTCACTACACAGACCTTTCATATGTCAAATATACAAAACATTGGCCTCCAAGTTTG tGA
- the LOC123198863 gene encoding uncharacterized protein LOC123198863 isoform X1, which translates to MGTFQSPVSHLHHLLSNPQKIQKTNSKIPSLLTTTTPRRLLLFSLPLCSSLVLSPNQPTCVSAIFDPLSQSEKDASAALNLRVSEALQLLEKGRELQALGDFNQALHYFTLVAKNYKEFAFSEYARVGRALALYEVGDREEAIAEMEDVSIALKGYPEVHAALAAALYMDKHAPLLAENQFTIATLLDPHYTDLSYVKYTKHWPPSLVSSLQHFITLS; encoded by the exons ATGGGTACATTTCAATCACCCGTTTCCCATTTGCATCATCTTCTCTCAAACCCTCAGAAAATCCAGAAAACCAACTCAAAAATCCCCTCCCTTCTCACTACCACAACTCCAAGGCGCTTGCTCctcttctctctccctctctgtTCCAGCCTTGTTCTCTCTCCAAATCAACCCACTTGTGTTTCTGCCATTTTTGACCCACTTTCTCAGTCTGAGAAAGATGCTAGTGCCGCTCTCAACCTCAGAGTGTCAGAGGCTTTGCAGTTGTTGGAGAAAGGCAGAGAATTGCAGGCCCTTGGTGACTTTAATCAAGCTCTTCACTACTTCACTCTT GTGGCTAAGAATTACAAAGAGTTTGCATTCTCAGAGTATGCAAGAGTAGGAAGAGCACTGGCCTTGTATGAGGTTGGTGATAGAGAAGAAGCTATTGCAGAAATGGAGGATGTTTCCATTGCTTTAAAGGGATATCCAG AGGTGCATGCGGCTCTAGCAGCTGCCCTGTACATGGACAAGCATGCCCCATTACTTGCAGAGAACCAGTTCACTATTGCAACTCTGCTTGATCCTCACTACACAGACCTTTCATATGTCAAATATACAAAACATTGGCCTCCAAGTTTGGTTAGTTCTCTGCAACACTTCATCACACTTTCTTAg
- the LOC123199615 gene encoding ras-related protein RABC1-like, translating to MESSPNQTPEFDYLFKLLMIGDSGVGKSSLLLSFTSNTFEDLSPTIGVDFKVKYVDVGGKKLKLAIWDTAGQERFRTLTSSYYRGAQGIIMVYDVTRRETFTNLSEIWAKEIDLYSTNQECIKMLVGNKVDKEGERVVTKKEGINFAREYGCLFIECSAKTRVNVQQCFEELVLKILDTPSLLSEGSKGVKKNIFKQKPPQADAAAASSCC from the exons ATGGAATCGTCACCGAATCAGACCCCCGAGTTTGATTACTTGTTCAAGTTGCTAATGATCGGAGATTCTGGTGTTGGAAAAAGCAGTCTTCTGTTGAGTTTCACTTCTAATACATTTGAAGATCTCTCGCCCACAATCG GTGTTGATTTCAAGGTGAAATATGTTGATGTTGGGGGAAAGAAGCTGAAACTTGCAATTTGGGATACAG CTGGTCAGGAGAGATTCCGGACGTTAACAAGTTCATACTACAGAGGTGCTCAAGGGATAATTATGG TTTATGATGTTACACGGCGAGAAACATTTACAAACCTTTCTGAGATCTGGGCAAAGGAAATTGACCTATACTCAACAAATCAGGAATGCATCAAGATGCTTGTTGGAAACAAAGTTGACAAG GAAGGAGAAAGGGTTGTGACAAAAAAAGAAGGAATAAACTTTGCCAGGGAATATGGGTGCCTTTTTATCGAGTGCAGTGCTAAAACTCGGGTCAATGTGCAGCAGTGCTTTGAAGAGCTTGTTTTAAAG ATTTTAGATACACCGAGCCTTTTATCAGAGGGATCGAAAGGTGTGAAAAAGAACATTTTTAAACAGAAGCCACCTCAAGCTGATGCAGCTGCCGCAAGCAGTTGTTGCTGA